The Siniperca chuatsi isolate FFG_IHB_CAS linkage group LG17, ASM2008510v1, whole genome shotgun sequence genomic sequence GGTGGGGTGGTGGTTGATGACTGTCTGAGTGAGAGAAAGCGCAGGCAAAGCTGCTATGGTGACCATAGGGGAGGTGGGCATCATGGAGTTGAGGATGAGCGCCAGGCAGTCGGCCACATCACGGCTGGGAGCGCAGGCCAGAGCTGGAGTGTAACCTAGGGTTAAGAGAGGTGCgagataattaaaaaaataaattaaaaaaagttcaCATTTCACTCTAGAAGTACATGTGAATAGTGAGGTGTGTGCTTCAGCAGTAAGATGAAAGCTAACCGTTCTCATCCACTGCTAACACACTGGCTCCTTTCCCCAGCAGCTCCTGGACCACCACCGTCAATCCCCTCCTGGCTGCTACGTGCAGGGGCCTGCAGGAAGGTGGAGGGAGATGCACTGTTAAAATAAGTCCAGTCAGAACTTAGTAGATTACCCCGCTGCAGTGTGTGCAGAGTGTCTGCGTGCACCCTGGGAATACTACGTACGTCTGGAGAGCAGCATTGGTGCAGTTGATGAGGTTCCTGTCGCTGATCTTCTCCAGAATCAACAAGGCACTCGTCTCATTACCCTGAGAGGAACAGAGCAACAAAGTGATATAGTCTTGCGCAACAGTTGTCTCTTaacttacagtaaaaaaaaaaaaaaagacaattataaACTATTATTTGGATGTGTAATTAACCTTTCCACCAGCCAACAAATGTTTAATACTGAATCTGTAACtacttttcttctctttaatcAGACATCCTTATATGTGCCTGgtgacattttaacattcataATTCACCATGGCCAGCGAGGAAAAAAGCATTTCCTATCTCTTGTGAACAGTGGTTACCTTGCTGCAAGCCAGATGTAATGCTGTGTTCCTGTTTGTATCCTGTTGTGTCAAGTCTGCTTTAGCACTGCTCACCAACACCTCTGCAACACATGAATGGAGACGGTTACTCGTCACAGGTTTAGAAGTCGAAGGCCAATAGTGTATCTATGTGTCACTGACCCACGGTATTGGTCTGTCCATTGAGAGCTGCCATCATCAGCGGTGTCCTGCGCACGTGTGTGTCAACTACGTTTACCTGAGCTCCGTGGCTCAGTAGAAGGGAAACACACTCCACATGGTCGGAAAAAGCTGCAGCATGAAGGGGGGTCCTGCGTTGACACAAACAGTTAACAATATACCAGCAGAGCGTGTGCTCAAGTTGTTGTGTTCACCCCATACAAGTCTGTTTGCATCTCTCACCTGCCCTTGGAGTCAGTGGTGTTGACTATAGCTGTGCCCAGGGAGTCAATTAACATCTCAGCCACTCCCTCGTTATCGTTCatactgaaacacaacacacactgtcacatacCCTCAGACCCAGTGTCTATCTACATAAAACATTCATTggtacaaacaaacacattgtcTTACACAGCACAGTGCAGTGGACTGAAAGAGTTGCCCTTAACCTTCTTGAACACCTCCTGGTCTAACAACACCTCCACACAAGCATCATATCCTAGACAGGGAGAGGACAGACGTAAAAAGGGAGGAACAGATGTAAATACTACTTTAGAATACAGAACAAACATGTTTCTCAAGTGTGTCATGCTGTGTCCCTGTACCGTTGTAGCAGGCCCAgtgcagtggtgtgtagccctGGTTGTCAGTgaggtgtgtgtcagtgtgtgaggtGGTGGTGGCCTGCAGCAGGGCACCCAAGACACCCACACGGCCGCAAGCGGATGCCAAGTGAAGAGGGGAGCGGCCCCGGAtgtctctgacacacacactggccccACGCTGGAGGAGGGCCTCCACACACTCCTCCTGGCCTGTCACCGCCTGTGTGAAAAATTACAAAgtggaaaacataaaaaaatgataaataaatatattttaataaaatataatatattaggTTAGTCTGTGTAGGTGCGTGAGAATGTCTCACCCCTCGGTGTAGTGCTGTCCTACCCCAGCGGTCCTGATTCTCTACACTGGCTCCTTGACTGAGTAAAGAAAATACACACTCTGTGTGTCCATTCAGCACTGCCAACATCAGCGGAGTCCTGTAAACAGTGTGGAAATATGACAtaacagttatttatttttctggtgAAACTAGTTAAAGTAATATCCTCAAACAAAAGAGTAGCATAATAATCTCAGTGAAAGCCTCCAGCCTAAGCCATTTTgtctatgcacacacacactcactgtccGTTGGTGTCTTGTGCGTCCACATTAATGTGTTGGTCGTTGTTGCTTATGAGCAGGCGCAGGCACTCTGGGTGGCCATTCATAGCtacggcagacagacacatgctAGGGCATGACTTATTTCacatgttttccattttaaaagacAACACTGCCTGTGTGTATACCTGCAGCATGTATGgctgtctttttgtgtgtgtagtcacGGGTCATGGGTGAGGAGCCATGGTGCAGCAGCAGGGAGACACACTCCTGATGACCCCTGGAACAGGCCAGGCTCAGGGGGGTCCGGCCCTCTGGGCTGCAAACGTCCACTTCCAGCAGGGACGACAAGAGGACCTCTAAAGCTCCACAGTGTCCATGGTAAGCCTAAATCAATGGAGgacacacaccaacagacaCACTTCTTTTATGTCTAATGGTAATAGACATGGcagagactgtgtgtgagtgagacaaACAgccaaatacagacacactgacaaatCCTTGAACTCACCGCCAGGTGGAGTGGACTGACGGGGGCCTGGCTCTCTGAGTCACTCACCATGTCTTTTCCTGATGTCTCCATTAACTGAAATATAGAGATGGTTTACATATTTCTCATTTCAGATCCAGGTTTGCGCACATGGCAAGTCACTGCCTCATTAAAGTTTCACAGACATTAAGTCATGGTCACACTGCTCCATGTGCTccaaatgtattaaaagacaATAAGAAGCAGCTGCACAAGAGATTTGCTTTAGAAAAGGTGTGTGCCATGAGGCGTTTTAggttaaaaaagtttttttttgagAAATGCATACAGCTTTGACCTGCCAATTGTTATCAAACCAATAACAAGACAGAAGAGGTTTCACAGTAGCTTCATCTGCTCAATAGATGATCTAACCACCATATTCCCCATCTGCCCAACAGAGGGAGCTACGTACAAAGAATCATTGTAAGGGCTCACGTGCATGATTTAAAATTTCTTTCTTACCACATCAAGAGGTGTCTCACTTGCCATCTGAAAGAAGACAAAGGCTGTTTATGATACCATGACAAGTGTACTTGTGTACTGTAGTTTTCTCTACTGTTCAAAGACCTTTTAGCACACGGAAGAGATCAGATTTAATTTGCAtgatttttcagattttctgaCCCCCTATAGGATACACTACGTATTTTCACTCAGTGTGGTAGCTGTACGCACCAGTTCCAGGCAGAGCGTGCGTCCGTAGGCTGAGGCATAGTGTACTGCACTGTAACCCTGTTTGTCTTTCACTCCTGGATCAGCATCATTCCTCAACAGGTACTCCATACAcctgacaaaagacaaacaaacaacacttaaataaaaataatagccTTCATCTGACACTGAGGATTATTTGACTTTCATACTTAACTATAAACTGTATCAATTAAACACAGAGTAGAACTTACTTTCCATCAgtgtcagctgcagcagcataGTGCAGGGGGCTGCAGCCTCTCTGGTCCAGCTCATTGATGCTTGCCCCGGAGCCCACcaaggcaaacacacactggtAGTTACAGTTGGCTGATGCATAGTGTAGTGGAGTCCTGGGATGGCCAGAGAGTCATCATCAGCTATTACTCATCGCAGCGAGGACTTCATAG encodes the following:
- the LOC122864007 gene encoding serine/threonine-protein phosphatase 6 regulatory ankyrin repeat subunit A isoform X2: MAVLKIQDQPSLLRAIFNVDPDEVRSLIFKKEDVNIQDNEKRTPLHAAAYLGDAEIIELLILSGARVNAKDNKWLTPLHRAVASCSEDAVAVLLKHSADVNARDKNWQTPLHVAASNKAVRCAEALVPLLSNVNVSDRAGRTALHHAAFSGHVEMVKLLLSRGANINAFDKKDRRAIHWGAYMGHLEVVKLLVASGAEVDCKDKKAYTPLHAAASSGMSSTVHYLLSLGVHVNEVNAYGNTPLHLACYNGQDVVVSELIDAGANVNQVNERGFSALHFASSSRQGALCQELLLSHGAHINMRSKDGKTPLHMAATHGRFSCSQALIQNGAEIDCEDKSRSTAIHIAARYGHELIITALIKHGANTAKRGIHGMFPLHLAALSGFSDCCRKLLSSEFDIDTPDDFGRTCLHAAAAGGNLECLNLLLNIGADFNSKDNFGRTPLHYASANCNYQCVFALVGSGASINELDQRGCSPLHYAAAADTDGKCMEYLLRNDADPGVKDKQGYSAVHYASAYGRTLCLELMASETPLDVLMETSGKDMVSDSESQAPVSPLHLAAYHGHCGALEVLLSSLLEVDVCSPEGRTPLSLACSRGHQECVSLLLHHGSSPMTRDYTHKKTAIHAAAMNGHPECLRLLISNNDQHINVDAQDTNGQTPLMLAVLNGHTECVFSLLSQGASVENQDRWGRTALHRGAVTGQEECVEALLQRGASVCVRDIRGRSPLHLASACGRVGVLGALLQATTTSHTDTHLTDNQGYTPLHWACYNGYDACVEVLLDQEVFKKVKGNSFSPLHCAVMNDNEGVAEMLIDSLGTAIVNTTDSKGRTPLHAAAFSDHVECVSLLLSHGAQVNVVDTHVRRTPLMMAALNGQTNTVEVLVSSAKADLTQQDTNRNTALHLACSKGNETSALLILEKISDRNLINCTNAALQTPLHVAARRGLTVVVQELLGKGASVLAVDENGYTPALACAPSRDVADCLALILNSMMPTSPMVTIAALPALSLTQTVINHHPTSNHISKGVAFDTPPPLRPDHASYCRPECPLSSVTADDELNDSDSETY
- the LOC122864007 gene encoding serine/threonine-protein phosphatase 6 regulatory ankyrin repeat subunit A isoform X1; protein product: MRSERASRVCIVVLEEVEEDEPSSSPPPPLPKSSPDRRSHHASRRAAAQEDKPSLLRAIFNVDPDEVRSLIFKKEDVNIQDNEKRTPLHAAAYLGDAEIIELLILSGARVNAKDNKWLTPLHRAVASCSEDAVAVLLKHSADVNARDKNWQTPLHVAASNKAVRCAEALVPLLSNVNVSDRAGRTALHHAAFSGHVEMVKLLLSRGANINAFDKKDRRAIHWGAYMGHLEVVKLLVASGAEVDCKDKKAYTPLHAAASSGMSSTVHYLLSLGVHVNEVNAYGNTPLHLACYNGQDVVVSELIDAGANVNQVNERGFSALHFASSSRQGALCQELLLSHGAHINMRSKDGKTPLHMAATHGRFSCSQALIQNGAEIDCEDKSRSTAIHIAARYGHELIITALIKHGANTAKRGIHGMFPLHLAALSGFSDCCRKLLSSEFDIDTPDDFGRTCLHAAAAGGNLECLNLLLNIGADFNSKDNFGRTPLHYASANCNYQCVFALVGSGASINELDQRGCSPLHYAAAADTDGKCMEYLLRNDADPGVKDKQGYSAVHYASAYGRTLCLELMASETPLDVLMETSGKDMVSDSESQAPVSPLHLAAYHGHCGALEVLLSSLLEVDVCSPEGRTPLSLACSRGHQECVSLLLHHGSSPMTRDYTHKKTAIHAAAMNGHPECLRLLISNNDQHINVDAQDTNGQTPLMLAVLNGHTECVFSLLSQGASVENQDRWGRTALHRGAVTGQEECVEALLQRGASVCVRDIRGRSPLHLASACGRVGVLGALLQATTTSHTDTHLTDNQGYTPLHWACYNGYDACVEVLLDQEVFKKVKGNSFSPLHCAVMNDNEGVAEMLIDSLGTAIVNTTDSKGRTPLHAAAFSDHVECVSLLLSHGAQVNVVDTHVRRTPLMMAALNGQTNTVEVLVSSAKADLTQQDTNRNTALHLACSKGNETSALLILEKISDRNLINCTNAALQTPLHVAARRGLTVVVQELLGKGASVLAVDENGYTPALACAPSRDVADCLALILNSMMPTSPMVTIAALPALSLTQTVINHHPTSNHISKGVAFDTPPPLRPDHASYCRPECPLSSVTADDELNDSDSETY